One Thermodesulfobacteriota bacterium genomic window, CTCATATCTATTATTCCATAGGTCATATGGCAGTAAGACATTTATTTAAAGTGGCCTCTAGCATCGACTCGATGGTTGTTGGTGAGCCCCAGATTCTTGGCCAAGTTAAAGATTCATATAAATCGGCCATCGCAGCTGGATCTACGGGAGTAATACTAAACCGTCTTTTCCACACATCATTTTTTGTTGCCAAACGTATCAGGACTGAAACTGGCATTGGATCTCATGCGGTTTCAATCAGCTATATTGCGGTTGAGCTTGCAAAGAGAATCTTTGATGATTTCTCCTCCAGAAAGGTAATGCTCATAGGTACTGGTGAAATGGCAGAGATTGCAGCACAGCACTTAATTGGAGCCGGCATCAAAGATTTGCTAATAGCTAGCAGAAACTTTGAAAATGCGGTTTTGCTATCAGAAAAATTAAACGGCAGATCAATTGGTTTTGATGAGGTGTTTTATCATTTAAAGGATGTGGATATTGTAATTGCTGCTACTGGCTCTCAAGATTATATTATCAAACAAAGTCATGCAAAAGAGGCTCTTAAGCTGAGAAATAATGAACCAATGTTCATGATTGATATTGCTGTGCCAAGGGATATTGACCCAAGAGTTGAAGACCTCTCAGATATATATTTATATGACATAGATGATCTAAAGAACGTATCTGATGAAAATATTAAAACTAGACGACAGAGCTTAACTAAAGCTGAAGAAATAGTGCTTGAAGTAGAGAAATCTTATGACACTTGGCTTAGAGGCCTAAAAGCTGTGCCAGCCATTATTGACCTTAAGAATAGATTTGAAATAATTAAAAACAGCGAACTTGAGAAGGCGTTAGATAAGCTTGAGGGCATATCTAAAGATGATAAGTACATAATAGAGCTTATGGCTTCAAGGATCATTGGTAAAATCCTCCACAATCCTCTAACAAATCTTAAAAAAGAGTCATCCTCATCAATGGGCGCTCTTTATGTAGATTCCATCAAGAAACTGTTCGAGCTCGAAAAAGAACTCCTACTCCTGGAAGAAGATGATGAAGAAATCTCTCAGGATAGGAACTAGAGGCAGTAAGCTTGCTCTGTGGCAGGCTAGCCATGTTAAGTCCCTACTCTTAGACGAATTCCCCAAGTTAGATATTGAAATTGTAGTGATTAAAACCACTGGAGATGCTCTATCCGAGTCGCAGCTCTCAGAGATTGGGGGTAAAGGTGTATTTGTTAAGGAAATTGAAGAAGCGCTTTTATCTCACAAGATAGATATTGCCGTTCACAGCATGAAGGACGTTCCCACAATTTTACCAGAGGGTCTTGAGATCAATGCTGTTGTACAGAGACATGATCC contains:
- the hemA gene encoding glutamyl-tRNA reductase, which encodes MLRTLVLGISHKTAPIEVRELFTFSNENIENALTELKTKPHIEECVIVSTCNRVEIYAVSENVEECLENIKQFLSEFHQVPREKFSPHIYYSIGHMAVRHLFKVASSIDSMVVGEPQILGQVKDSYKSAIAAGSTGVILNRLFHTSFFVAKRIRTETGIGSHAVSISYIAVELAKRIFDDFSSRKVMLIGTGEMAEIAAQHLIGAGIKDLLIASRNFENAVLLSEKLNGRSIGFDEVFYHLKDVDIVIAATGSQDYIIKQSHAKEALKLRNNEPMFMIDIAVPRDIDPRVEDLSDIYLYDIDDLKNVSDENIKTRRQSLTKAEEIVLEVEKSYDTWLRGLKAVPAIIDLKNRFEIIKNSELEKALDKLEGISKDDKYIIELMASRIIGKILHNPLTNLKKESSSSMGALYVDSIKKLFELEKELLLLEEDDEEISQDRN